Proteins encoded together in one Lutra lutra chromosome 4, mLutLut1.2, whole genome shotgun sequence window:
- the AZIN2 gene encoding antizyme inhibitor 2 isoform X3, which translates to MAGYLSETDFVMVEEGFSTRDLLEELTLEASQATAGDVAAFFVADLGAVVRKHFCFLKCLPRVRPFYTVKCNSSPGVLKVLAELGLGFSCANKAEMELVQRIGVPANKIIYANPCKQIAQIKYAAKHGVRLLSFDNEMELAKVVKGHPSARMVLGIATDDCHSLSPLSFKFGASLKSCRHLLENAKRSHVEVVGVSFHVGSGCPDLHAYAQSIADARLVFEMGAELGHRMHLLDLGGGFPGLEGAKVRFEEIASVINSALDLYFPEGCGVDILARLGRYYVTSAFTLAVSIIAKKEVLLDQPGREEESGSIPKTIVYHLSEGVYGIFNSVLFDNTCPTPILQKQCGGPDTLNSLPTDNKENCILTYKKAGDPSEVKIK; encoded by the exons ATGGCTGGCTACTTGAGCGAAACAGACTTTGTGATGGTGGAGGAGGGCTTCAGCACCCGAGACCTGTTGGAGGAGCTCACTCTGGAGGCCTCACAGGCCACCGCG GGTGACGTTGCTGCCTTCTTCGTGGCCGACCTGGGTGCTGTGGTGAGGAAGCACTTTTGCTTCCTGAAGTGCCTGCCCCGAGTCCGGCCTTTTTACACAGTCAAGTGCAACAGCAGCCCAGGTGTGCTGAAGGTCCTggctgagctggggctgggctTCAGCTGTGCCAACAAG GCAGAGATGGAGTTGGTTCAGCGTATTGGCGTCCCTGCCAATAAGATCATCTACGCCAACCCCTGTAAGCAAATTGCACAGATCAAGTACGCTGCCAAGCACGGGGTCCGGCTGCTGAGCTTTGACAACGAGATGGAGCTGGCAAAGGTGGTAAAGGGCCACCCCAGTGCCAG GATGGTTCTGGGCATTGCTACTGATGACTGTCACTCCCTGAGCCCCCTGAGCTTCAAGTTTGGAGCGTCACTGAAATCCTGCAGACACCTGCTTGAAAATGCCAAGAGGAGCCACGTGGAGGTAGTGGGGGTGAG ttTTCACGTTGGTAGCGGCTGTCCTGACCTTCATGCCTACGCTCAGTCCATCGCAGACGCCCGACTTGTGTTTGAGATGGGCGCTGAGCTGGGCCACAGGATGCATCTCCTGGACCTTGGTGGTGGCTTTCCTGGATTGGAGGGGGCCAAAGTGAGATTCGAAGAG ATTGCTTCTGTGATCAACTCAGCCTTGGACCTGTACTTCCCAGAGGGCTGTGGCGTGGACATCCTTGCCAGGCTGGGGCGCTACTATGTGACTTCGGCTTTCACCTTGGCTGTCAGCATCATCGCCAAGAAGGAGGTTCTTCTGGACCAGCCTGGAAGGGAGG aGGAAAGTGGTTCCATCCCCAAGACCATCGTGTACCACCTCAGTGAGGGCGTGTATGGGATCTTCAACTCAGTCCTGTTTGACAACACCTGCCCTACCCCCATCCTGCAGAAG